Proteins from a genomic interval of Rosa chinensis cultivar Old Blush chromosome 2, RchiOBHm-V2, whole genome shotgun sequence:
- the LOC112188384 gene encoding alpha-1,6-mannosyl-glycoprotein 2-beta-N-acetylglucosaminyltransferase, producing the protein MAYSSTGKKHRLKDDASFRRFVPLVSITCLGVFLLIFLLRMNSSSNFVVPFSDEFDEVLLRSYNRSLISRKLNLPKQNEFSIELEKRNQMPPRNLDLYPSLAKDHITVVLYVHNRPQYLKVAVDSISQVVGINETLLIVSHDGYFEEMNKIVEDVRFCQVKQIFAPFSPHVFPSGFPGVSPGDCKDKDDGAEKHCKGTPDQYGNHRSPKIVSLKHHWWWMMNTVWDGLNETRNHNGHILFIEEDHFLYPNAYQNLKILTALKPQKCPHCYAANLAPCDVNARGEDWDSLIAERMGNVGYTFNRTVWRKIHKKTNKFCFFDDYNWDITMWATVYPSFGNPVFTLRGPRTSAVHFGKCGLHQGQEGEKACIDNGAVNFQVQDVDKVANINSDWEVRVFENQPGYKAGFKGWGGWGDKRDHQLCLDFAQMHHL; encoded by the coding sequence ATGGCTTATAGTAGTACTGGTAAGAAGCACCGTCTGAAAGACGATGCATCTTTCCGGCGTTTCGTGCCACTTGTTTCGATTACATGTTTAGGAGTTTTCCTGCTGATCTTCCTGTTAAGAATGAATTCAAGTTCGAATTTTGTGGTACCGTTTTCGGATGAGTTTGATGAGGTGTTGTTAAGGAGTTACAATCGATCACTTATTAGCCGAAAACTTAACCTTCCAAAGCAGAATGAATTTTCAATTGAGTTGGAGAAGAGAAATCAGATGCCTCCTAGAAACTTAGATCTGTATCCGAGTCTAGCCAAGGATCATATAACTGTTGTTCTTTATGTACACAACCGGCCACAATATCTGAAAGTAGCTGTTGATAGTATATCTCAGGTTGTAGGAATCAATGAGACTTTACTGATAGTTAGCCATGATGGGTactttgaggaaatgaataagATTGTTGAGGATGTTAGGTTTTGCCAAGTCAAGCAGATATTTGCCCCTTTCTCGCCGCATGTCTTTCCCAGTGGCTTTCCGGGAGTGTCGCCTGGGGATTGTAAGGATAAGGATGATGGTGCGGAGAAGCACTGTAAAGGGACTCCTGATCAGTATGGGAACCATCGGTCGCCAAAGATTGTGTCCTTGAAGCATCATTGGTGGTGGATGATGAACACGGTGTGGGATGGATTGAATGAGACTAGGAATCACAATGGTCATATTCTTTTCATAGAGGAAGACCACTTTCTGTATCCCAATGCCTATCAGAACTTGAAGATACTGACAGCACTGAAGCCTCAAAAATGCCCCCATTGCTATGCTGCTAATTTGGCACCCTGTGATGTGAATGCCAGGGGAGAAGATTGGGATAGTTTGATTGCAGAGAGAATGGGGAATGTGGGTTATACATTTAACCGTACTGTTTGGAGGAAGATCCATAAGAAGACCAACAAATTCTGTTTCTTTGATGATTACAATTGGGATATAACAATGTGGGCAACAGTCTATCCCTCATTTGGTAATCCTGTTTTCACGTTACGAGGGCCTAGGACAAGCGCAGTGCACTTCGGAAAGTGTGGTTTGCACCAGGGCCAGGAGGGTGAGAAAGCGTGCATTGATAATGGCGCCGTGAACTTTCAAGTGCAGGATGTAGACAAGGTTGCAAACATCAATTCAGATTGGGAAGTGCGAGTCTTTGAGAATCAGCCCGGGTATAAAGCTGGGTTCAAGGGTTGGGGAGGCTGGGGGGACAAGCGAGACCATCAGTTGTGCTTGGATTTTGCTCAGATGCATCATTTATAG
- the LOC112184950 gene encoding uncharacterized protein LOC112184950 isoform X2, with amino-acid sequence MENQPGESVAVSLPSPPVYHLERSAATASMRKLWSTVTHLIRQLWSTVIYPIGECCWLVIFTPSWTICDIYGPDTDSPIDYIILGTVCLAHIILLPIKYTWKLLRRKAILTCIAVSLDPFFFYIPIINQENKCLGVDKKLRNTLLVLRSLTDFASVLHIVSQVRDWTIDPNPDSHTDTESYFDSEARPTSSLLQKLMKSIVEAINGRMPWLSLSLLNDFLALLPIPQLYFSGGNSSCLLQNGGL; translated from the exons ATGGAAAACCAACCAGGCGAGAGCGTCGCCGTAAG CCTTCCATCGCCACCAGTGTACCATTTGGAGAGGTCAGCAGCTACAGCTTCAATGAGAAAATTGTGGTCAACAGTTACTCATCTAATTAGACAACTATGGTCAACCGTTATTTATCCAATTGGAGAATGCTGCTGGCTAGTGATATTTACTCCCAGTTGGACAATTTGTGATATCTACGGACCCGACACAGACAGTCCAATAGACTACATTATACTTGGGACTGTATGTCTGGCACATATAATTCTTTTACCCATCAAATATACATGGAAACTGCTAAGAAGGAAGGCGATTCTGACATGTATTGCAGTGTCGTTGgatcctttcttcttttatatTCCAATCATCAATCAGGAAAACAAGTGTCTTGGAGTTGACAAAAAACTGAGGAATACACTTCTTGTGTTGCGATCACTCACGGATTTTGCTAGTGTATTGCATATTGTATCTCAAGTTCGGGATTGGACCATCGACCCAAACCCCGACTCCCACACCGACACCGAATCCTACTTTGACTCTGAAGCCAGGCCGACATCATCGCTGTTGCAAAAACTGATGAAGTCCATAGTAGAGGCAATAAATGGGAGGATGCCTTggttatctctctctctcctgaaTGATTTTCTTGCTCTTCTTCCAATTCCGCAG CTGTATTTTTCAGGTGGCAATAGTAGTTGTCTTCTTCAAAATGGGGGGCTCTAA
- the LOC112186509 gene encoding phytochrome C produces the protein MSSVSLNKTSPSKSSSSRSKHGAHVVSQTPIDAKLDVDFRESERSFDYSASVDCNISSSTSNVLSATVSAYLRNMQRGRLIQPFGCLIAIDEQNFSVLAYSENAPEMLDLAPHTVPNIGQQEALTFGTDVRTLFQSPGAAALQKAANHVELNLLNPILVHCKTSGKPFYAILHRVDVGLVIDLEPVGQDDVPVTAAGALKSYKLAAKAISRLQSLPSGDISLLCDVIVKEVSDLTGYDRTMVYKFHEDEHGEVVAECHRPDLEPYLGLHYPATDIPQASRFLFMKNKVRMICDCFAPSVKVIQDKTLAQPLSLCGSALRSPHDCHAQYMANMGSVASLVMSVTINGDDSDDGEMERDQQKGRKLWGLVVCHHTTPRFVPFPLRYACEFLMQVFAVQIHKEVELAAQSREKHIMQTQSLLCDMLLRDAPLGIVTQSPNVMDLVKCDGAALYYRKKVWLLGVTPSEAQVGDIAAWLLEYHSESTGLSTDSLMEAGYPGASDLGDEVCGMAAIRITSMDFLFWFRSHTAKEIKWSGAKHDPDEKDDGRKMHPRSSFKAFLEVVKRRSIPWEDVEMDVIHSLQLILRESLQDNIVDDSKMIVTGPSVDDRMQRVDELRVATTEMVRLIETAAVPIFAVDATGNINGWNNKAAELTGLAVEQAIGRPLVDIVGDDSIEVVKNMLSFALQGVERQNVEIKLKTFGHQENGSLTILVVNACCSRDIKEDVVGVCLVAQDLTREKIVKDKYTRLLGDYVGIVQTPSALIPPIFMTDENCHCSEWNDAMQNLSGLRREEAVGRALLGEVFTVSNFGCRVKDHDTLTKLRILLNGVLAGQDACKLLFGFFDLQGNYVEALLSANKRSDEEGRITGVLCFIYVASPELQYAMQVQRIAEQAAADSLRKVAYIRQEIKKPLSGIMLMQNLMGSSNLSKEQQQLHKKSTLCREQLTKIVDDTDVESMEECYMEMNSVEFNLGEAMEVVINQVMILSRERQVQVIHDSPAEVSTMVLYGDNLRLQQVISDFLTNAIQFTPSFDGSTVALTAIPTKERVGTKMHIVHIEFRITHPAPGMPDYLIQEMFHDSNRVSREGLGLHLSHNLVKILNGSVQYHRGAETSSFRILIDFPLVHHINS, from the exons ATGTCATCAGTGTCTTTGAACAAGACAAGTCCTTCTAAAAGTAGCTCTTCTAGATCAAAACATGGGGCTCATGTGGTTTCGCAGACACCCATTGATGCAAAGCTAGATGTAGACTTCAGAGAATCTGAACGGTCTTTTGATTACTCCGCCTCAGTTGACTGTAATATCTCAAGTTCAACTAGCAATGTCCTCTCCGCCACCGTATCTGCTTACCTCCGGAATATGCAGAGAGGCCGGCTCATTCAACCATTTGGTTGCTTGATTGCTATTGATGAGCAAAACTTCAGTGTTCTTGCCTACAGTGAAAATGCCCCAGAAATGTTGGATTTGGCCCCTCATACTGTTCCAAATATTGGGCAGCAAGAAGCTTTGACTTTTGGAACAGATGTCCGCACGCTCTTTCAGTCCCCAGGTGCTGCTGCATTGCAGAAAGCAGCTAATCATGTGGAACTTAATCTTCTCAATCCCATATTGGTGCATTGTAAAACCTCGGGTAAGCCCTTTTATGCAATTCTGCATCGAGTTGATGTTGGCTTAGTAATAGATTTAGAACCAGTAGGTCAAGATGATGTTCCGGTCACTGCTGCGGGGGCATTGAAATCTTATAAGCTTGCTGCCAAAGCCATCTCAAGATTGCAGTCCTTGCCAAGTGGGGATATATCATTGTTATGTGATGTTATAGTGAAGGAAGTTAGTGATTTGACGGGGTATGATCGCACAATGGTGTATAAATTTCATGAAGATGAACATGGGGAAGTTGTTGCTGAGTGCCATAGACCCGACCTGGAACCTTATCTGGGTTTGCACTACCCAGCCACTGATATACCACAGGCTTCAAGATTCCTCTTTATGAAGAACAAAGTTAGGATGATATGTGATTGTTTTGCCCCTTCAGTTAAAGTAATTCAAGACAAAACATTAGCTCAGCCATTGAGTCTTTGTGGATCAGCATTGAGGTCTCCTCATGATTGTCATGCACAGTATATGGCAAACATGGGTTCTGTTGCATCTCTTGTAATGTCTGTGACAATCAATGGCGACGATAGTGACGATGGTGAGATGGAGCGTGATCAGCAGAAGGGAAGAAAATTGTGGGGTTTAGTGGTCTGCCATCACACAACTCCTAGATTTGTTCCGTTTCCTTTAAGGTACGCATGTGAGTTTTTGATGCAAGTCTTTGCTGTACAGATCCACAAAGAAGTGGAGTTGGCTGCCCAGTCAAGGGAGAAACATATAATGCAAACACAATCTCTGCTTTGTGACATGCTCCTTAGGGATGCCCCTCTAGGTATTGTTACTCAATCACCTAATGTGATGGATCTTGTTAAGTGTGATGGAGCTGCACTGTATTACAGAAAGAAAGTGTGGTTACTTGGGGTCACCCCATCCGAGGCACAAGTTGGAGATATTGCTGCATGGCTTCTTGAATACCATAGTGAGAGCACAGGCCTAAGTACTGATAGCCTTATGGAAGCTGGCTATCCAGGTGCTTCAGATCTTGGCGATGAAGTTTGTGGAATGGCTGCGATTAGAATTACTTCAATGGACTTCCTGTTTTGGTTTCGGTCCCACACTGCAAAGGAAATCAAGTGGAGCGGTGCAAAGCATGATCCTGATGAGAAGGACGATGGAAGAAAGATGCACCCCAGGTCATCATTCAAGGCTTTTTTGGAGGTAGTTAAGCGACGAAGCATACCATGGgaagatgttgaaatggatgtCATCCATTCTTTACAGCTGATATTGAGAGAATCATTGCAAGACAATATTGTAGATGATTCCAAAATGATTGTGACTGGTCCATCAGTTGATGACAGGATGCAGAGAGTGGATGAATTGCGTGTTGCCACAACTGAAATGGTTCGGCTTATTGAGACAGCTGCAGTTCCCATTTTTGCTGTTGATGCTACTGGTAATATAAATGGGTGGAATAACAAGGCAGCTGAACTAACAGGATTGGCTGTTGAGCAAGCTATTGGTAGGCCGTTAGTTGATATTGTGGGGGATGATTCAATTGAAGTGGTGAAGAACATGCTCTCATTTGCATTGCAAG GTGTTGAAAGGCAAAATGTTGAAATCAAATTGAAAACATTTGGTCATCAAGAAAATGGCAGCCTTACAATCTTGGTGGTTAATGCATGTTGTAGCCGAGATATAAAGGAAGATGTTGTTGGGGTTTGCTTAGTTGCCCAAGATCTTACAAGAGAAAAGATTGTTAAGGACAAATACACTCGTTTGCTAGGTGATTATGTTGGAATAGTGCAAACACCTTCTGCACTGATTCCTCCAATATTTATGACCGATGAAAACTGTCATTGCTCGGAATGGAATGATGCTATGCAAAATTTGTCTGGTTTGCGAAGGGAAGAAGCTGTTGGTCGAGCGCTCCTTGGGGAAGTCTTCACAGTTAGCAATTTTGGCTGTCGTGTTAAAGATCATGACACATTAACCAAGCTTAGGATACTGCTGAATGGAGTACTTGCAGGCCAGGATGCTTGTAAATTGCTTTTTGGATTTTTTGATCTGCAGGGTAATTATGTTGAAGCATTACTTTCTGCTAACAAGAGAAGTGATGAAGAAGGAAGGATAACTGGGGTTTTGTGCTTTATATATGTTGCTAGTCCAGAGCTTCAGTATGCTATGCAGGTGCAAAGAATAGCAGAGCAGGCTGCAGCTGATAGTCTTAGGAAAGTGGCCTATATTCGTCAAGAAATCAAAAAGCCTCTAAGTGGGATTATGCTAATGCAAAATCTAATGGGGTCTTCTAATTTAAGCAAAGAGCAGCAGCAGCTACATAAGAAGAGCACATTGTGTCGGGAACAATTGACCAAGATTGTTGATGACACTGATGTTGAAAGTATGGAGGAGTG CTACATGGAGATGAATTCTGTTGAATTCAACCTCGGTGAAGCTATGGAAGTTGTCATAAATCAAGTTATGATCTTGAGTCGGGAGCGGCAGGTGCAGGTCATCCATGATTCACCAGCAGAGGTGTCAACCATGGTCTTGTATGGAGACAATTTGAGGCTACAACAAGTCATCTCAGATTTCTTGACAAACGCAATCCAGTTCACCCCTTCTTTTGATGGATCAACGGTTGCTCTCACAGCGATTCCAACCAAGGAACGTGTAGGGACTAAAATGCACATTGTTCATATTGAGTTTCG AATCACTCATCCAGCACCAGGAATGCCAGATTATTTGATTCAAGAGATGTTTCATGACAGCAATCGCGTCTCAAGGGAAGGGCTCGGCTTACACCTCAGCCACAATCTGGTGAAGATCTTGAATGGCAGTGTACAATATCACAGAGGAGCAGAGACATCATCCTTTAGAATCCTCATAGACTTTCCACTGGTTCACCACATTAACAGCTGA
- the LOC112184950 gene encoding cyclic nucleotide-gated ion channel 1-like isoform X1, with amino-acid sequence MENQPGESVAVSLPSPPVYHLERSAATASMRKLWSTVTHLIRQLWSTVIYPIGECCWLVIFTPSWTICDIYGPDTDSPIDYIILGTVCLAHIILLPIKYTWKLLRRKAILTCIAVSLDPFFFYIPIINQENKCLGVDKKLRNTLLVLRSLTDFASVLHIVSQVRDWTIDPNPDSHTDTESYFDSEARPTSSLLQKLMKSIVEAINGRMPWLSLSLLNDFLALLPIPQVAIVVVFFKMGGSKFFLQRTILNVLLIFQYIPRICQIYLSSKKLERIGIWVKGAFNFFLYILAGHVSFISNITDYIYILEAAHSLWVWKSGWLSV; translated from the exons ATGGAAAACCAACCAGGCGAGAGCGTCGCCGTAAG CCTTCCATCGCCACCAGTGTACCATTTGGAGAGGTCAGCAGCTACAGCTTCAATGAGAAAATTGTGGTCAACAGTTACTCATCTAATTAGACAACTATGGTCAACCGTTATTTATCCAATTGGAGAATGCTGCTGGCTAGTGATATTTACTCCCAGTTGGACAATTTGTGATATCTACGGACCCGACACAGACAGTCCAATAGACTACATTATACTTGGGACTGTATGTCTGGCACATATAATTCTTTTACCCATCAAATATACATGGAAACTGCTAAGAAGGAAGGCGATTCTGACATGTATTGCAGTGTCGTTGgatcctttcttcttttatatTCCAATCATCAATCAGGAAAACAAGTGTCTTGGAGTTGACAAAAAACTGAGGAATACACTTCTTGTGTTGCGATCACTCACGGATTTTGCTAGTGTATTGCATATTGTATCTCAAGTTCGGGATTGGACCATCGACCCAAACCCCGACTCCCACACCGACACCGAATCCTACTTTGACTCTGAAGCCAGGCCGACATCATCGCTGTTGCAAAAACTGATGAAGTCCATAGTAGAGGCAATAAATGGGAGGATGCCTTggttatctctctctctcctgaaTGATTTTCTTGCTCTTCTTCCAATTCCGCAG GTGGCAATAGTAGTTGTCTTCTTCAAAATGGGGGGCTCTAAATTTTTCCTTCAAAGAACGATTCTCAATGTCCTTCTAATATTTCAATACATCCCCAGGATTTGTCAAATCTACCTATCAAGCAAGAAACTAGAAAGGATTGGAATATGGGTTAAAGGTGCATTCAACTTTTTTCTTTACATCCTCGCTGGGCATGTAAGTTTTATCTCTAATATcacagattatatatatatactagaagCTGCTCATTCCCTCTGGGTGTGGAAAAGTGGGTGGTTATCAGTTTAA